A region of Subdoligranulum variabile DNA encodes the following proteins:
- a CDS encoding glycosyltransferase, with translation MPEHQPLVSIIVPIYNAQNHIARCVESIRRQTYENLEILLLNDGSQDVSLQVCQMYAGVDKRIVLIDKANSGVAATRNLGLQFAKGAYLQFVDADDTILPNATELLVDRATRFDADLVIAHYNRITPPRPRSEEAEARRPRPPRPDKVQTFGFLLEGPMNKEQFAAGLMQEPASFYYGVMWNKLYRADIVRAHDDILCAEELDWSEDLYFNLSYIRYAEKFYALSTPIYNYYNTPGSAVHTVLNPVNIVTTRAALFNYYKDLYEHLGLYEEYKPQIYKYLVAVAES, from the coding sequence GTGCCGGAGCATCAGCCGCTGGTCAGCATCATCGTGCCGATCTACAACGCCCAGAACCATATTGCGCGCTGTGTCGAGAGTATCCGCCGCCAGACCTATGAAAATCTCGAGATCCTGCTGCTCAACGACGGCAGCCAGGACGTGAGTCTGCAGGTCTGCCAGATGTACGCCGGGGTGGACAAACGCATCGTCCTCATCGACAAGGCCAACAGCGGGGTGGCCGCCACCCGCAACCTGGGGCTGCAGTTCGCCAAAGGGGCGTATCTCCAGTTCGTGGACGCCGACGACACCATCCTGCCCAACGCCACCGAACTGCTGGTGGACCGGGCCACCCGGTTCGACGCCGACCTGGTCATTGCCCACTACAACCGCATCACGCCGCCCCGCCCCCGCAGCGAGGAGGCGGAAGCCCGCCGTCCCCGGCCGCCCCGCCCCGACAAGGTGCAGACCTTCGGCTTCCTGCTGGAAGGTCCCATGAACAAGGAACAGTTCGCGGCGGGCCTTATGCAGGAGCCGGCCAGCTTCTACTACGGCGTCATGTGGAACAAACTCTACCGGGCGGACATCGTCCGCGCCCACGACGACATCCTCTGCGCCGAGGAGCTGGACTGGTCGGAGGACCTCTATTTCAACCTCAGCTACATCCGCTATGCCGAGAAGTTCTACGCCCTCTCCACCCCCATCTACAACTACTACAACACTCCCGGCAGCGCCGTGCATACCGTGCTGAACCCGGTGAATATCGTCACCACCCGGGCGGCGCTGTTCAACTACTACAAGGACCTGTACGAACATCTGGGCCTGTATGAGGAATACAAACCCCAGATCTACAAATACCTGGTGGCTGTGGCCGAGAGCTGA
- a CDS encoding zinc ribbon domain-containing protein: protein MKRCPKCGAVSLRPGEKFCSRCGAPLSDTPPQASAGWPPESFVRRKRTATIVVVVLMLVVLAAVLWVAAFGMFGRPAQPADAPVQNLPVTAETSQGTLNLEEDDRLYLENLTAVKDMTLTLDGKSIPYGVGADGRVYIDRAALTRTDILLRAILPSGDGWQTSLALVSKPSNPSASFGTLSVCDEEGYNDPDQAYLDAMLSVYYRSQLQAFNSRQVEDLRFSTDLNDQSWEGSITMGAYDAVAYNLDQSDMTFTTAGLAYGDHKVTLNAAGQWTGTNRTSGQTESGTDYMTIQAIWRDGIWQVDRCMPCTQEEYENGTLKLSSH, encoded by the coding sequence ATGAAACGCTGTCCCAAGTGCGGGGCCGTCAGCCTGCGGCCCGGCGAAAAATTCTGTTCGAGGTGCGGTGCGCCCCTCTCTGACACGCCGCCCCAGGCCTCTGCCGGCTGGCCGCCGGAATCCTTTGTCCGGCGCAAGCGTACCGCGACCATCGTGGTGGTGGTCCTCATGCTGGTGGTGCTGGCGGCGGTGCTCTGGGTGGCGGCTTTCGGGATGTTCGGCCGCCCCGCCCAGCCCGCCGATGCCCCGGTGCAGAACCTGCCCGTCACGGCGGAGACCTCCCAGGGAACGCTGAATCTGGAGGAAGACGACCGGCTGTATCTGGAAAATCTCACGGCGGTGAAGGATATGACCCTCACCCTTGACGGCAAGTCCATCCCGTACGGTGTGGGCGCCGACGGCCGGGTCTACATCGACCGTGCCGCCCTCACCCGGACCGACATCCTGCTGCGGGCCATCCTGCCCAGCGGCGACGGCTGGCAGACCTCCCTGGCCCTGGTCTCCAAACCCAGCAATCCCTCGGCCTCCTTCGGCACCCTCTCGGTCTGCGACGAGGAGGGCTACAACGACCCCGACCAGGCCTACCTGGACGCCATGCTGTCGGTGTACTACCGCTCCCAGCTGCAGGCCTTCAACTCCCGCCAGGTGGAGGACCTGCGCTTCTCCACCGACCTCAACGACCAGAGCTGGGAAGGGTCCATCACCATGGGCGCCTACGACGCCGTGGCCTACAATCTGGACCAGTCCGACATGACCTTTACCACCGCGGGGCTGGCCTACGGGGACCACAAGGTCACCCTGAACGCCGCCGGCCAGTGGACCGGCACCAACCGCACCAGCGGCCAGACCGAGTCCGGCACCGACTACATGACCATCCAGGCCATCTGGCGGGACGGCATCTGGCAGGTGGACCGCTGCATGCCCTGTACCCAGGAAGAATACGAAAACGGTACGCTGAAACTTTCCAGCCACTGA